From one Mytilus edulis chromosome 1, xbMytEdul2.2, whole genome shotgun sequence genomic stretch:
- the LOC139505604 gene encoding probable ATP-dependent DNA helicase RecS, translating into MDTDVISAAIDFGLQKLSFTEIKINQRKVVESFLAGKDVFFCSPTGSGKSLTFEIAPFVFKYLQKNDMCIVLVISPLTSLMRTQTQSLNRKGIKAVYLKDITSPSNFEDSLTNLSLVDVKDGKIDIIFSSPESLIGHERKLLLDLAKKKFIKTVFVDEAHCIKKFGLPDKKKKKLAYRPCYGRLDEIRSLVGGHVPVVALTATATEETKAVIKKQLCMDNCTEIMVNPDKKNVTYWVHNLPSDDICTNFRWLVNLLRGYKQATSRMIIFFRQIKHMADVYEYLETSLKHDAYIDFKEGGPNDNRNRLFDMFHMKTDDDVKDFICTSYMNPNGNIRVVLCSTSFSMGLDVKGVDTVIHYGPANDVDDYVQESGRAGREPSQQCNAILLTYKRCLGSQNIFPSMKEYVKSKTCRRAFILNIFKTIVEHAHIPHFCCDICRLSCKCACSCEDECVCTNTCNQVLPKINTAIMSNEDNDDSDDNDDNDITELDDMFSSDSDSDVLESSTRKPQVIYSSDDEMF; encoded by the exons ATGGATACAGATGTCATATCTGCTGCAATAGATTTTGGATTACAAAAGTTGTCATTTACTGAAATCAAAATTAACCAGAGAAAAGTTGTAGAAAGCTTTTTGGCAGGCAAAGATGTATTTTTCTGTTCTCCAACTGGAAGTGGCAAATCACTAACTTTTGAAATAGCaccttttgtatttaaatatttacagaaGAATGATATGTGTATTGTACTTGTTATTTCGCCTCTAACATCTTTAATGCGTACACAGACTCAATCATTGAATAGAAAAGGGATTAAAGCAGTATATTTGAAGGACATTACCTCACCATCGAATTTTGAAGACAGCCTAACAAATCTTTCCTTAGTAGATGTAAAGGATGGCAAAATTGACATTATTTTCTCCAGTCCAGAGTCACTTATTGGACATGAAAGAAAATTACTATTGGATTTGGCAAAGAAAAAATTTATCAAGACAGTATTTGTAGATGAAGCTCACTGCATAAAAAAGTt tgGGCTTCCagataaaaagaagaagaaattgGCATATAGACCATGTTATGGCCGACTTGACGAAATTCGTTCACTTGTTGGGGGTCATGTACCAGTAGTGGCTCTAACAGCAACAGCTACAGAGGAAACCAAAGCTGTCATTAAAAAGCAACTTTGTATGGATAACTGCACTGAGATTATGGTAAATCCCGACAAAAAGAATGTAACATACTGGGTACATAATTTACCTTCAGATGATATTTGCACCAATTTTAGATGGTTAGTAAATTTATTAAGAGGATATAAGCAGGCCACTTCAAGGATGATTATATTCTTTAGGCAAATCAAACACATGGCAGACGTATATGAATATCTTGAAACATCCCTTAAGCATGATGCTTACATAGACTTCAAAGAGGGAGGACCAAATGATAACAGAAATCGCCTTTTTGACATGTTCCACATGAAAACCGATGATGacgtaaaagattttatttgtaCATCCTACATGAATCCAAACGGTAATATTAGAGTTGTTCTATGTTCAACATCCTTTAGCATGGGTCTAGATGTAAAAGGTGTGGATACAGTTATACATTATGGTCCAGCTAATGATGTTGATGACTATGTACAAGAATCTGGTCGTGCTGGTAGGGAACCTTCACAACAATGCAATGCTATTCTACTAACTTACAAAAGATGTTTAGGAAGTCAAAATATATTCCCATCTATGAAAGAATATGTTAAATCTAAAACCTGTAGACGGGCGtttattctaaatatatttaaaacaattgttgAACATGCACATATACCTCACTTTTGTTGTGATATTTGTCGTCTCTCGTGCAAATGTGCATGCAGTTGTGAAGATGAATGTGTATGTACAAACACTTGCAATCAAGTTCTCCCTAAAATAAACACAGCTATTATGTCAAATGAGGACAATGATGATAGTGATGATAACGATGACAATGACATTACAGAACTGGATGATATGTTTTCAAGTGATAGTGACAGTGATGTTTTAGAATCGTCAACAAGAAAACCACAAGTCATTTACAGTTCAGATGATGAAAtgttttga
- the LOC139505588 gene encoding uncharacterized protein has protein sequence MAESSTPKKFFRFIKFTPTTKKTLCVICGNRIEKSDYRRKLFHGSIKSEYCILIEKYLEINITEETHADTACRKCVRELQKIDSVFTTFKSSYQNTLAKLRETHGHNSVSFKRQFSEDGSATVNSRKSLFPRDEEKEEDSEFNIDTETDSELKVIICRGLKNEIRCMPAKHFPILDALTSGDMPTVGSLISKIPDLLDVFQETVFDTIKGEIKTLALRENNSILRNHDKIKSLTFARVIDEWRQKAPTFLKSLEAAVANPAHQFNKYKKGEALIPGIVTAGCKLLTLYSKDLNAFQHFNSYILWKGGCKKSAFSRLNATYDCLSYQSTLSLADKLGNDWDKDLVAMQELVTTETSHELVLLQNIQMIKESIDLVNGDADTMVQRILELSNAENDLHQYRDLMHPGFYFVGDNVDMRTKVRNMTIYNQHKDHHMYQICAYENRISGNHLDNTVAKGDANTVPFTTFIPNQLELDSIASDFTFLVAKIWSQHIPHFKIFAPVLPDNIEHQYMKEMKQKTARINMGVLMKSEQYNEDMTDICEFMHKYVPGHNETDDWTKQPQKVLSGGDYLTFERYKQAQSSKRNGRTPTKRLEGLVPKMEEFHNQGELLKVIWKLLYSTSSARDQGTLYAARNTINARNVTQDPADDFYAASDLVEKVTTAYIITGGLTHFGMESIDSLPCKNVYEGAVGNTNEMKKYIFDQARSFVKTFTLPEIPKLPEYGPNCNTYNCRYCGKKYKQPHSLRKHESSIHGHYDPLFAKEKVSSGKDNENESDGVSAYTKLVLTLGLLRMDHNDAIHMGDGSRMLRIDQFLVLYYKYCHCTKYAFGTLETIAQTEVLLTERQAHRLIWNRTVKHKGDANTNHPNDLDVEHCNKVFKDSAHSYRGVFTEKVVSRVSKSAMKVHEIIKQFDKMCNVHVPSGRHKTCDKEIDIITLVRQFQACNLFDFIPGRSHYAYPNMKENPLTELDMEFVRDWIGASLKKFQNKHFY, from the exons ATGGCAGAAAGTTCTACTCCTAAAAAGTTTTTtagatttataaaatttactCCAACAACTAAAAAAACTCTTTGTGTAATTTGTGGAAACAGAATTGAAAAAAGTGATTACAGGAGAAAATTATTTCATGGCAGCATCAAATCTGAATACTGTATTCTTATTGAAAAATATCTGGAAATAAATATTACAGAAGAGACACATGCAGATACTGCATGTAGAAAATGTGTTAGAGAATTGCAAAAAATTGACAGTGTTTTCACAACATTTAAATCGTCATATCAGAATACTTTGGCAAAACTACGTGAAACACATGGACATAACTCGGTTTCATTCAAAAGACAATTTTCCGAGGATGGTAGTGCAACTGTTAATAGTAGGAAATCGTTGTTTCCTAGAGATGAGGAAAAAGAAGAAGACTCTGAATTCAATATTGACACTGAAACTGATTCAGAACTGAAG gttaTAATATGCCGTggattaaaaaatgaaatacggTGCATGCCTGCGAAGCACTTTCCAATTCTTGATGCCTTAACCTCTGGTGATATGCCTACAGTTGGttcattaatttcaaaaattccaGATTTACTAGATGTTTTCCAAGAAACAGTGTTTGATACCATCAAAGGAGAAATTAAGACTTTGGCACTAAGAGAGAATAACTCAATTTTACGTAACCATGACAAGATAAAGTCTCTTACATTTGCCAGAGTTATAGATGAATGGAGACAGAAGGCTCCTACTTTTTTAAAATCACTTGAGGCAGCGGTAGCAAACCCAGCACATCAGTTTAATAAGTATAAAAAGGGTGAAGCTTTAATACCAGGCATAGTGACTGCTGGCTGTAAACTTTTGACCCTTTACAGCAAAGATTTAAATgcttttcaacattttaataGCTATATTTTGTGGAAAGGTGGTTGCAAAAAGTCTGCATTTTCTCGACTGAATGCCACATACGACTGCTTAAGCTACCAATCAACGCTAAGTTTGGCAGACAAGTTAGGGAATGACTGGGACAAGGATCTTGTTGCCATGCAAGAACTAGTAACAACTGAAACGTCACATGAATTAGTGTTACTTCAGAACATACAGATGATCAAAGAGTCCATTGATTTGGTGAATGGAGATGCTGATACAATGGTACAACGAATTCTTGAACTTTCTAATGCAGAAAATGATTTGCATCAGTACAGAGATTTAATGCACCCTGGCTTTTACTTTGTAGGAGATAATGTAGATATGCGTacaaaagtcaggaatatgacaatctATAACCAACACAAAGACCATCATATGTACCAAATATGTGCCTATGAAAACAGGATTTCAGGGAACCACCTAGACAACACTGTTGCCAAAGGAGATGCAAATACAGTGCCCTTCACTACTTTCATACCGAATCAGTTAGAATTGGACAGTATAGCTAGTGACTTCACTTTCCTAGTAGCAAAAATATGGAGTCAGCATATTCCACATTTCAAGATATTTGCACCAGTCCTTCCCGATAATATTGAGCATCAGTACATGaaagaaatgaaacaaaaaacagcaaGA ATAAATATGGGAGTTTTGATGAAAAGTGAGCAATACAACGAAGATATGACAGACATTTGTGAATTTATGCACAAGTATGTACCTGGACACAATGAAACAGATGACTGGACAAAACAGCCACAAAAAGTCTTGAGTGGAGGAGACTATTTAACTTTTGAGAGATACAAACAGGCACAGTCATCCAAACGAAATGGTCGAACTCCAACAAAAAGATTAGAGGGACTGGTACCTAAAATGGAAGAATTTCACAACCAGGGAGAGTTGCTAAAG GTCATTTGGAAGTTGCTCTACTCAACCTCGTCAGCTAGAGACCAGGGAACTCTGTATGCAGCACGCAATACCATAAATGCAAGAAATGTTACCCAAGATCCGGCTGATGATTTTTATGCAGCTTCTGATCTTGTTGAGAAAGTTACCACAGCATATATTATAACAGGTGGTCTTACTCATTTTGGAATGGAAAGTATAGACTCTTTACCCTGTAAAAATGTGTATGAGGGTGCAGTTGGGaatacaaatgaaatgaaaaaatatatttttgatcagGCACGCTCGTTTGTTAAGACATTCACATTGCCAGAAATACCAAAACTTCCAGAATATGGGCCAAATTGCAATACGTATAATTGTAGATACTGTGGAAAAAAGTACAAACAACCACATTCCCTCAGAAAACACGAATCCTCCATTCATGGTCATTATGACCCCCTTTTTGCTAAGGAAAAAGTATCAAGTGGCAAGGATAACGAAAATGAATCTGATGGAGTTAGTGCATATACAAAGTTGGTTTTAACATTGGGTTTATTACGAATGGATCACAACGATGCAATTCATATGGGTGATGGATCAAGGATGTTGAGAATTGACCAGTTCCttgttttgtattataaatattgTCATTGTACAAAATACGCCTTTGGTACTTTGGAAACTATAGCCCAAACTGAAGTTCTGTTAACAGAACGCCAGGCACACAGACTGATATGGAACAGAACTGTAAAACATAAGGGGGACGCAAACACAAATCATCCTAATGATTTAGATGTAGAACATTGTAATAAGGTATTTAAAGATTCTGCCCATAGTTACAGAGGTGTTTTTACTGAGAAAGTGGTTTCGAGAGTCAGTAAGAGTGCTATGAAAGTCCACGAAATTATCAAACAGTTTGACAAAATGTGCAACGTGCATGTTCCATCAGGACGACATAAAACATGTGACAAGGAAATTGACATTATAACTTTGGTCAGACAATTCCAGGCATGTAATTTATTCGATTTCATTCCTGGCCGATCACATTATGCCTATCCAAACATGAAGGAAAATCCCCTTACAGAGCTAGACATGGAGTTTGTTAGAGACTGGATTGGTGCTAgtttaaaaaagtttcaaaataaacatttctaTTAG